Proteins encoded together in one Altererythrobacter epoxidivorans window:
- a CDS encoding cold-shock protein: MTTGTVKFFNSDKGYGFIQPEDGSSDSFVHISAVQAAGMTTLDKDQRLNYEVETGRNGKESAVNLSAAD; encoded by the coding sequence ATGACTACTGGTACAGTAAAATTCTTCAACAGTGACAAGGGCTACGGCTTCATCCAGCCCGAAGATGGCTCCTCAGACAGCTTCGTCCACATCTCCGCCGTCCAGGCGGCAGGGATGACTACTCTCGATAAAGACCAGCGCCTCAACTACGAGGTCGAAACCGGCCGCAACGGCAAGGAAAGCGCGGTCAATCTATCCGCTGCAGACTAA
- the infA gene encoding translation initiation factor IF-1: MAKEELITMEGAIDEILPDGRFGVTLDNEHRLICYTAGKMRRYRIRSVVGDRVHVEMTPYDLSKGRIVFRERTPGPMPAGARKRGYRR, translated from the coding sequence TTGGCGAAAGAAGAGCTCATAACGATGGAGGGCGCGATCGACGAGATCCTGCCCGATGGTCGCTTCGGCGTCACCCTCGACAATGAGCATCGCCTCATCTGCTACACCGCAGGCAAGATGCGTCGCTACCGCATCCGTTCGGTCGTTGGAGACCGCGTACACGTCGAAATGACGCCATACGATCTGAGCAAAGGCCGGATCGTCTTCCGCGAACGAACTCCAGGGCCAATGCCCGCCGGTGCTCGGAAGCGCGGATACAGGCGCTGA